A region of Planctomycetia bacterium DNA encodes the following proteins:
- a CDS encoding formylmethanofuran dehydrogenase subunit C — protein sequence MAVIVVPANSRVVPPLAVDLGGILPERLAGLDAAAIARLPIEADGRRCLLGDLFAVSGDAADERLEFRGDFSRVHRIGAEMGAGRIEVAGDVGRHAGERMTGGSLAVAGRAGDWLAAEMAGGSVNVGGDAGDNVAASLPGSDVGMRGGMVIVGGSVGGLAGARMRRGILAVSGGCGPATALEMRAGSVVAGSGVGPDSALGMRRGSLIVLGGSCPIPAGFKPGATWSPPFLSVLLRRLAAAGYGPATAIPPGSAWQHWHGDALAGGRGEIFRHPGAGG from the coding sequence ATGGCCGTCATCGTCGTTCCAGCGAACTCACGCGTCGTGCCTCCGCTCGCCGTCGACCTCGGCGGGATCCTGCCCGAGCGCCTGGCCGGCCTCGACGCCGCGGCGATCGCCCGCCTGCCGATCGAGGCCGACGGCCGGCGCTGCCTGCTTGGCGACCTGTTCGCCGTCAGCGGGGACGCCGCCGACGAACGCCTCGAGTTCCGCGGCGATTTTTCCCGCGTCCACCGGATCGGTGCGGAGATGGGAGCGGGGCGGATCGAAGTCGCCGGCGATGTCGGCCGACATGCGGGCGAACGGATGACCGGCGGCAGCCTCGCCGTCGCAGGTCGGGCCGGCGACTGGCTGGCTGCGGAGATGGCGGGCGGAAGCGTGAACGTCGGCGGCGACGCCGGTGACAACGTGGCGGCGTCACTGCCGGGGAGCGACGTCGGCATGCGCGGGGGGATGGTGATCGTTGGCGGCAGCGTCGGCGGGCTCGCCGGAGCGCGGATGCGGCGCGGGATCCTCGCGGTCTCCGGCGGGTGCGGCCCGGCGACCGCCCTGGAGATGCGGGCGGGAAGCGTCGTGGCCGGCTCCGGCGTGGGCCCCGACTCGGCCCTCGGCATGCGGCGCGGCTCCCTGATCGTGCTCGGCGGTTCCTGCCCGATCCCCGCGGGATTCAAACCCGGGGCGACCTGGTCGCCCCCGTTCCTTTCCGTCCTCCTGCGCCGGCTCGCGGCCGCGGGATATGGGCCGGCGACCGCCATCCCGCCTGGCAGCGCCTGGCAGCACTGGCACGGGGACGCGCTCGCGGGCGGCCGGGGGGAGATTTTCCGTCATCCAGGAGCCGGCGGCTGA
- a CDS encoding protease — MSIRTLVLVAIVVAPCWQVAPGADAPAAVADRESPVTTAEPQRRKPTSSIAHISLAGRMPEGVGQGGMLADVRPHLHRIVERIEKVAKDERVQGLLLSIDGPDLGRARGDEIRAAIGRVRKAGKPVAAHLVSADPVHYAVALACDSIAMPPAATLEITGVRAEMTFFKSMLDRLGLQAEILQVGEFKGAAEPLTRDGMSPQLRQQYERWIGDLYEQLVEGIAVGRGLPVARVRELVDTGVFTPAAAVEAKLIDAVAYEDEAFDALARRAKVEGPRLVRDYGERKLDKDFSGVGGLVKLVEMLSGQRQDKAGGKGKRVAVVHVSGAIQGGKGKDDLLGGGAAGSDTVIEAIREAEKNDDVVAIVLRIDSPGGSALASDLIWREAERARKPVVASLSDIAASGGYYIAVAADRVVAAPGTLTGSIGVVGGKMVVGKGLEKIGVHTDVVSKGRNAGWLSGREPFSAGEKEAFLGTMKDVYRLFTAKVAAGRKLDIEKVATLAEGRVFTGRMAKEAGLVDRLGTLDDAIDEARTLAGLPAGEPLERILLPEPRGLFDDLFGATEGGGLPAVAAVAADPLAALRAAITARIAAIPGLAGLVRDGESLALIGSGRPLFMLPLRIDLR, encoded by the coding sequence ATGTCGATCCGCACCCTGGTCCTCGTCGCGATTGTGGTCGCCCCCTGCTGGCAGGTCGCCCCGGGGGCGGATGCACCGGCTGCCGTCGCCGACCGGGAATCGCCCGTCACGACCGCCGAGCCGCAGCGGCGCAAGCCCACCAGCTCGATCGCCCACATCAGCCTCGCCGGACGCATGCCCGAGGGCGTCGGGCAGGGGGGCATGCTGGCCGACGTCAGGCCGCACCTCCACCGCATTGTGGAGCGAATCGAGAAGGTCGCCAAGGACGAGCGGGTGCAGGGGCTCCTGCTCTCCATCGACGGCCCGGACCTGGGGCGGGCGCGGGGGGACGAGATCCGCGCGGCGATCGGCCGCGTTCGCAAGGCGGGCAAGCCCGTGGCCGCCCACCTCGTCAGCGCTGATCCGGTGCATTATGCCGTGGCCTTGGCCTGCGACTCGATCGCCATGCCGCCGGCGGCGACGCTGGAGATCACCGGCGTGCGGGCCGAGATGACGTTCTTCAAGTCGATGCTCGACCGGCTTGGATTGCAGGCGGAGATCCTCCAGGTGGGAGAGTTCAAGGGAGCGGCCGAGCCGCTGACCCGCGACGGCATGAGCCCGCAGCTGCGGCAGCAGTACGAGCGCTGGATCGGCGACCTCTACGAGCAGCTCGTCGAGGGGATTGCGGTCGGCCGGGGCCTGCCCGTCGCCCGGGTCCGCGAACTGGTCGACACCGGTGTGTTCACGCCCGCGGCGGCCGTCGAGGCGAAACTGATCGACGCCGTTGCCTACGAAGACGAGGCGTTCGACGCCCTCGCCCGGCGGGCCAAGGTCGAGGGCCCGCGGCTGGTGCGCGACTATGGCGAGCGGAAGCTTGACAAGGACTTTTCCGGCGTCGGCGGTCTCGTGAAGCTGGTGGAGATGCTCTCCGGGCAGCGCCAGGACAAGGCCGGCGGCAAGGGAAAGCGGGTCGCAGTGGTGCACGTCAGCGGCGCCATCCAGGGGGGCAAGGGGAAGGACGACCTGCTCGGCGGCGGTGCGGCCGGCTCCGACACCGTGATCGAGGCGATCCGCGAGGCGGAGAAGAACGACGACGTCGTGGCGATCGTGCTGCGGATCGACTCCCCCGGCGGATCGGCGCTGGCCAGCGACCTGATCTGGCGCGAGGCCGAGCGGGCCCGCAAGCCGGTGGTGGCGAGCCTGTCCGACATCGCCGCCAGCGGCGGCTACTACATCGCCGTCGCGGCCGACCGGGTGGTGGCCGCGCCGGGCACCCTCACCGGCTCGATCGGCGTGGTCGGTGGCAAGATGGTCGTCGGCAAGGGCCTGGAAAAGATCGGCGTCCACACCGACGTCGTCAGCAAGGGGCGGAACGCCGGCTGGCTCTCCGGCCGGGAGCCGTTCAGCGCCGGGGAGAAGGAGGCGTTCCTCGGCACGATGAAGGACGTCTACCGGCTGTTCACCGCCAAGGTCGCAGCCGGCCGCAAACTCGACATCGAGAAGGTGGCGACCCTCGCCGAGGGGCGCGTCTTCACCGGACGGATGGCGAAGGAGGCGGGGCTCGTCGATCGGCTGGGAACGCTGGACGACGCGATCGACGAGGCGCGGACGCTCGCCGGCCTGCCGGCGGGCGAGCCGCTGGAGCGGATCCTGCTCCCCGAGCCGCGCGGCCTGTTCGATGATCTGTTTGGGGCCACGGAAGGAGGCGGCTTGCCGGCTGTCGCGGCGGTTGCCGCTGACCCGCTGGCCGCGCTGCGCGCGGCGATCACGGCGCGGATCGCCGCCATCCCGGGCCTCGCCGGCCTGGTGCGCGACGGCGAATCGCTGGCCCTGATCGGCTCGGGCCGGCCGCTGTTCATGCTGCCGCTGCGGATCGACCTGCGCTGA
- the rpsG gene encoding 30S ribosomal protein S7 — protein MGNITASREQLRPDPRYGSLLASKFINCLMVDGKKSVAQNVFYDAMDIVAKKIGDVEPIEVFNRALENVKPAVEVRSKRVGGAAYQVPMQVNRNRQQSLAIRWILQAVREKKGRGTYEKLAEEIIAAYKREGAAVTKRDNVHRMADANKAFAHFAW, from the coding sequence ATGGGAAACATCACTGCCAGCCGCGAACAGCTCCGTCCCGACCCGCGTTACGGGTCGCTTCTGGCGAGCAAGTTCATCAACTGCCTGATGGTCGACGGCAAGAAGAGCGTCGCCCAAAACGTCTTCTACGACGCGATGGACATCGTCGCCAAGAAGATCGGCGACGTGGAGCCGATCGAGGTCTTCAACCGGGCCCTCGAGAACGTCAAGCCGGCCGTCGAAGTCCGCTCGAAGCGGGTCGGTGGTGCCGCCTACCAGGTGCCGATGCAGGTCAATCGCAACCGGCAGCAGTCGCTGGCGATCCGCTGGATCCTCCAGGCGGTGCGCGAGAAGAAGGGCCGTGGCACCTACGAGAAACTCGCCGAGGAGATCATCGCCGCCTACAAGCGCGAGGGTGCCGCGGTGACCAAGCGCGACAACGTGCATCGGATGGCCGACGCCAACAAGGCGTTCGCCCACTTCGCCTGGTGA
- a CDS encoding DUF4926 domain-containing protein: MIVEHSLVVLDCEPPHERLNRGDVGTIVHIYEGGRAYEVEFVDGSGRTVALITVNADDVRPIAAGELLHARRTA; encoded by the coding sequence ATGATTGTCGAACATTCTCTCGTCGTGCTTGATTGTGAACCGCCCCACGAAAGGCTCAATCGTGGTGATGTTGGAACGATCGTGCACATCTACGAAGGCGGTCGGGCCTATGAAGTCGAGTTTGTGGACGGCAGCGGGCGCACTGTGGCCCTGATCACTGTCAACGCGGACGATGTACGCCCAATTGCGGCGGGCGAGTTGCTGCATGCTCGGCGGACGGCGTAG
- the rpsL gene encoding 30S ribosomal protein S12 codes for MPTISQLVRSRRRPKRKFSKSPVLDRCPQKRGVCLQVRTMTPKKPNSALRKIARVRLSNQKEVTVYIPGEGHNLQEHSIVLIRGGRVRDLPGVRYHVIRGALDTLGVSGRKQSRSLYGAKKG; via the coding sequence ATGCCCACGATCAGCCAACTCGTCCGCAGCCGTCGGCGCCCGAAGCGGAAGTTTTCCAAGTCTCCGGTGCTCGACCGCTGCCCACAGAAGCGCGGTGTCTGCCTGCAGGTCCGGACGATGACCCCGAAGAAGCCGAACTCGGCCCTGCGGAAGATCGCCCGCGTCCGGCTCTCGAACCAGAAGGAAGTTACGGTCTACATTCCGGGCGAGGGTCACAACCTCCAGGAGCACTCGATCGTGCTCATCCGTGGCGGCCGCGTTCGCGACCTTCCGGGTGTCCGGTATCACGTTATCCGCGGTGCTCTCGACACCCTCGGCGTGTCGGGCCGCAAGCAGTCGCGCAGCCTGTACGGCGCGAAGAAGGGTTGA
- a CDS encoding MFS transporter: MAGASGNGSSGMTAAGRLSFTGWLVCAIAAIGFAFDIYELLMLPLVIKPAIRDLSRPLVDALVQGGMSPADAAALWSPGGKSYVGWARTLFFVPAIAGGVFGLIGGYLTDLLGRRRVLTFSILLYALAALAAGFATSLPQLLFFRCLVFIGVCVEFVAAVAWLAELFPDREQRERVLGWTQAFSSLGGLLVGAANVLAARFADLLPAIHGGHDAWRYTLVSGVIPALPLILIRPFLPESPVWAEKKRAGTLRRPSIRELFSPELVRTTVVTTLVFAASYGIAFGAIQQLPQILGGPKGHAAILETAKGAQERAAAGHQQALKEAADAGRAEPKPPNLKAIAGNATDEAVATVTIFQEIGGLVGRVLLAFAAVRIASRRTLLRIFQWPALVVVPAVFWWISTQLGDAASLPWIKAGIFVAGLFTVAQFSFWGNYIPHVFPTHLRGTGESFAANIGGRVLGTAAAWLTLTLSAATPPDPVRIALMGAAVAGCYALVGAILTHWLPEPDATLEH, from the coding sequence ATGGCAGGTGCATCAGGCAACGGGTCGTCGGGCATGACCGCCGCGGGCAGACTCTCGTTCACCGGCTGGCTGGTGTGCGCGATCGCGGCCATCGGGTTCGCGTTCGACATCTACGAACTGCTGATGCTGCCGCTGGTGATCAAGCCGGCGATTCGCGACCTGAGCCGGCCGCTGGTGGACGCGCTCGTGCAGGGGGGGATGTCGCCGGCCGACGCCGCCGCGCTGTGGAGCCCGGGCGGGAAGAGCTACGTGGGCTGGGCGCGGACGCTGTTCTTCGTGCCCGCGATCGCCGGGGGGGTGTTCGGCCTGATCGGCGGCTACCTCACCGACCTCCTCGGCCGGCGCCGGGTGCTGACCTTCAGCATTCTGCTCTACGCCCTCGCCGCGCTGGCGGCCGGCTTCGCCACGTCGCTGCCGCAACTGCTCTTTTTTCGCTGCCTGGTGTTCATCGGCGTGTGCGTGGAGTTCGTGGCGGCGGTCGCCTGGCTGGCTGAACTGTTTCCCGACCGCGAGCAGCGCGAGCGGGTTCTCGGCTGGACGCAGGCCTTCTCGTCGCTGGGCGGCCTGCTCGTGGGGGCGGCCAACGTGCTGGCGGCCCGCTTCGCCGACCTGCTGCCGGCGATCCACGGGGGGCACGATGCCTGGCGGTACACGCTCGTCTCCGGCGTCATCCCCGCCCTGCCGCTGATCCTCATCCGTCCCTTCCTGCCGGAGAGCCCGGTGTGGGCCGAAAAGAAGCGGGCTGGCACGCTGCGGCGGCCGAGCATTCGCGAACTCTTCAGCCCCGAACTGGTCCGCACCACGGTCGTGACCACGCTCGTGTTCGCGGCGAGCTACGGCATCGCCTTCGGGGCGATCCAGCAACTCCCGCAGATCCTCGGCGGGCCCAAGGGGCATGCGGCGATCCTCGAGACCGCCAAGGGGGCGCAGGAGCGGGCGGCAGCGGGGCACCAGCAGGCGCTGAAGGAGGCGGCCGACGCGGGACGGGCGGAACCGAAACCGCCGAATCTCAAGGCCATCGCCGGCAACGCCACCGACGAGGCCGTGGCCACGGTGACCATCTTCCAGGAGATCGGCGGCCTCGTGGGCCGCGTCCTGCTCGCCTTCGCGGCCGTGCGCATCGCGAGCCGGCGGACGCTGCTCCGGATCTTCCAGTGGCCGGCGCTGGTGGTCGTGCCCGCGGTCTTCTGGTGGATCTCGACGCAGCTCGGCGACGCGGCGTCGCTGCCCTGGATCAAGGCGGGGATCTTCGTGGCCGGCCTGTTCACGGTCGCGCAGTTCAGCTTCTGGGGCAACTACATCCCGCACGTCTTCCCCACCCACCTGCGCGGCACGGGGGAGAGCTTCGCGGCAAACATCGGCGGTCGCGTGCTCGGCACGGCCGCCGCCTGGCTGACGCTGACGCTGTCCGCGGCGACGCCCCCCGACCCGGTGCGGATCGCCCTCATGGGCGCCGCGGTGGCGGGGTGCTACGCGCTCGTCGGCGCGATCCTCACGCACTGGCTGCCCGAGCCGGATGCAACGCTGGAGCACTGA
- the fba gene encoding fructose-1,6-bisphosphate aldolase, with translation MPLVPLRILLDHAAEHGYGLAAFNVNNMEQIQAIMEAARETESPVIVQASRGARSYSQDNYLRHLMLAAAELYPQIPIAMHQDHGNSPATCQSAIDNGFTSVMMDGSLKEDGKSPADFDYNVKVTRDVVSLAHRQGVSVEGELGCLGSLESGHGEAEDGHGAEGQLSHDQLLTDPDEAARFVAATGVDALAVAIGTSHGAYKFTRKPDGEVLAMKRIEEIHAKLPNCHLVMHGSSSVPQELQDVINRYGGKMPQTWGVPVEEIQRGIKHGVRKINVDTDCRMAITGAIRKVLAEAPEKFDPRDYLKPSREAMKKVCAERMVQFGQAGNATKVPLLTLAQMAERYGKS, from the coding sequence ATGCCCCTCGTTCCCTTGCGCATCCTCCTCGACCACGCTGCCGAGCACGGCTACGGCCTGGCCGCCTTCAACGTCAACAACATGGAGCAGATCCAGGCGATCATGGAGGCCGCCCGGGAGACCGAGTCGCCCGTCATCGTGCAGGCCTCGCGCGGCGCCCGCAGCTACAGCCAGGACAACTACCTGCGGCACCTGATGCTCGCCGCCGCGGAGCTCTATCCGCAGATTCCGATCGCCATGCACCAGGACCATGGCAACTCCCCGGCCACCTGCCAGAGCGCGATCGACAACGGGTTCACGAGCGTGATGATGGACGGCTCGCTCAAGGAGGACGGCAAGTCGCCGGCTGACTTCGACTACAACGTCAAGGTCACGCGGGACGTCGTCAGCCTCGCCCATCGGCAGGGCGTCTCGGTGGAGGGGGAGCTCGGCTGCCTCGGGTCGCTGGAGAGCGGGCACGGCGAGGCCGAGGACGGCCACGGTGCCGAGGGGCAGCTGTCGCACGACCAGCTGCTGACCGATCCGGACGAGGCGGCCCGGTTCGTCGCCGCGACCGGCGTCGACGCGCTGGCCGTGGCGATCGGCACCAGCCACGGGGCCTACAAGTTCACCCGCAAGCCGGACGGCGAGGTGCTGGCGATGAAGCGGATCGAGGAGATCCACGCCAAGCTGCCCAACTGTCATCTCGTGATGCACGGCTCGTCGAGCGTCCCGCAGGAGCTGCAGGACGTCATCAACCGGTACGGCGGAAAGATGCCGCAGACGTGGGGCGTGCCGGTGGAGGAGATCCAGCGCGGCATCAAGCACGGCGTCCGCAAGATCAACGTCGACACCGACTGCCGGATGGCGATCACGGGTGCGATCCGCAAGGTCCTCGCCGAGGCGCCGGAGAAGTTCGATCCGCGGGACTACCTGAAGCCCTCCCGCGAGGCGATGAAGAAGGTCTGCGCCGAGCGCATGGTGCAGTTCGGCCAGGCGGGCAACGCCACGAAGGTGCCGCTGCTGACGCTCGCCCAGATGGCCGAGCGCTACGGAAAGTCCTGA
- the hpt gene encoding hypoxanthine phosphoribosyltransferase translates to MKFRPARTPMHVLLTAAEIGAGIDRLAAAVRDAGGGRPLTIVAVLTGSIVVVADLIRRLEGPIRLGMVWASSYRGAATTPGGLELHLDQLPDLTGHEVLVVDDIFDSGRTLQALLGELRGRGADRVRSLVLLRKRGRAEVGIEPDFVGFDIPDLFVVGYGLDFDGGWRHLPHIAALDPEDIAAIRAGRPPHDAAHVPTTRVAGLPRP, encoded by the coding sequence GTGAAGTTCCGTCCCGCTCGCACCCCGATGCACGTCCTGCTCACCGCCGCGGAGATCGGCGCCGGCATCGACCGGCTCGCGGCCGCGGTGCGCGATGCCGGCGGCGGGCGGCCGCTGACTATCGTCGCGGTGCTCACCGGCAGCATCGTGGTCGTCGCCGACCTGATCCGCCGGCTCGAGGGGCCGATCCGGCTGGGCATGGTCTGGGCAAGCAGCTATCGGGGCGCGGCCACGACACCCGGCGGGCTCGAACTGCATCTCGACCAGTTGCCCGACCTGACCGGGCACGAGGTGCTCGTGGTGGACGACATCTTCGACAGCGGCCGCACGCTCCAGGCCCTGCTCGGCGAACTGCGCGGCCGCGGCGCCGACCGGGTCCGATCGCTCGTCCTGTTGCGCAAGCGGGGGCGAGCCGAGGTGGGGATCGAGCCCGATTTCGTCGGTTTCGACATTCCCGACCTGTTCGTGGTCGGGTATGGTCTCGACTTCGACGGGGGCTGGCGGCACCTGCCGCACATCGCAGCCCTCGATCCGGAAGACATCGCCGCCATCCGCGCCGGTAGGCCACCGCACGATGCCGCCCACGTTCCCACGACCCGTGTTGCTGGTCTGCCGCGGCCTTGA
- the fabZ gene encoding beta-hydroxyacyl-ACP dehydratase → MRWFWVDRFEEFVRGRSATAVKNVSLAEEHLHDHFPGAALMPNSLVVEGMAQTAGLLVADAIEFNRRVVLAKVAAAEFHFDAVPGDTIRFQAEVLDLKPTGSLTRVRSTVGERVQGEAELFFAHLEPGEGVPKLFEPHELLRWLDQMHIYDVGRDAAGQPLARPDW, encoded by the coding sequence ATGCGCTGGTTCTGGGTCGATCGTTTCGAGGAGTTCGTGAGGGGCCGGTCCGCCACCGCCGTGAAGAACGTGTCGTTGGCCGAGGAGCACCTCCACGATCATTTTCCCGGGGCGGCGCTGATGCCCAATTCGCTGGTCGTCGAGGGGATGGCCCAGACGGCGGGCCTGCTCGTCGCCGACGCGATCGAATTCAATCGCCGGGTCGTGCTCGCCAAGGTCGCGGCGGCGGAGTTTCACTTCGACGCGGTGCCGGGGGACACGATCCGCTTCCAGGCCGAGGTGCTCGACCTGAAGCCGACCGGTTCGCTGACCCGGGTGCGGAGCACCGTGGGGGAGCGGGTGCAGGGGGAGGCGGAGCTGTTCTTCGCCCACCTCGAACCGGGGGAGGGCGTGCCGAAGCTCTTCGAACCACACGAACTGCTCCGCTGGCTCGACCAGATGCACATCTACGACGTGGGCAGGGACGCGGCGGGCCAGCCGCTGGCGCGGCCGGACTGGTGA
- the fabF gene encoding 3-oxoacyl-[acyl-carrier-protein] synthase 2: MAGGRRRVVITGMGCITPLGVTVESLWKNLVAGRSGVGLTTVFDASRFPTKISAEVRDWDITAEGQDEKLWRFCGRHTRFAAGAALQAMRAAGLPDGLPADPTRLGVYLGSGEGQQDFEAFTNMMVAAIEGETLDVAKFTKLGLETLHPLAEVEQEPNMPAGHLAGMFDAQGPNLNCLTACAASSQAIGEAAEIVRRGEADVMLSGGTHSMIHPFGVTGFNLLTALSTRNDEPTRASRPFDNDRDGFVLGEGAAMVVLEELEHARRRGATIHGELLGYGSTADAYRITDTHPEGRGAAACINMALADAGLDAGDIDYVNAHGTSTDVNDKVETLAIKKVFGDRASKLPVSSTKSMMGHLIAAAGATELIVCLLAIRDGILPPTINYETPDPNCDLDYVPNKAREARCERALSNSFGFGGQNIALIVGRFQP; this comes from the coding sequence ATGGCGGGCGGCAGGCGCAGGGTCGTGATCACGGGGATGGGCTGCATCACGCCGCTGGGTGTGACGGTGGAGTCGCTGTGGAAGAATCTGGTCGCCGGCCGGTCGGGCGTCGGGCTGACGACCGTCTTCGACGCCTCCCGGTTCCCGACGAAGATCTCGGCCGAGGTCCGTGACTGGGACATCACCGCCGAGGGGCAGGACGAAAAACTGTGGCGGTTCTGCGGCCGACACACCCGATTCGCCGCCGGAGCCGCCCTGCAGGCGATGCGGGCCGCCGGCCTGCCGGACGGGCTGCCTGCCGATCCGACCAGGCTCGGCGTCTACCTGGGGAGTGGCGAGGGGCAGCAGGACTTCGAGGCGTTCACCAACATGATGGTGGCGGCGATCGAGGGGGAGACCCTCGACGTGGCGAAGTTCACCAAACTGGGGCTGGAGACGCTCCATCCGCTCGCCGAGGTCGAACAGGAGCCGAACATGCCGGCCGGTCACCTGGCCGGGATGTTCGACGCCCAGGGGCCGAACCTCAACTGCCTCACGGCCTGCGCCGCCTCCAGCCAGGCGATCGGCGAGGCGGCCGAGATCGTCCGGCGCGGCGAGGCCGACGTGATGCTCTCGGGGGGCACACACAGCATGATCCATCCCTTCGGCGTCACGGGGTTCAACCTCCTCACCGCGCTCTCCACCCGCAACGACGAGCCGACGCGGGCCAGCCGGCCGTTCGACAACGACCGGGACGGCTTCGTGCTCGGCGAGGGGGCGGCGATGGTCGTGCTCGAGGAACTGGAGCACGCCCGGCGGCGCGGAGCGACGATCCACGGCGAACTGCTCGGCTACGGCTCGACGGCCGACGCCTACCGGATCACCGACACCCATCCCGAGGGGCGCGGCGCGGCGGCCTGCATCAACATGGCCCTGGCGGACGCGGGCCTCGACGCAGGCGACATCGATTACGTCAACGCCCACGGCACGAGCACCGACGTCAACGACAAGGTGGAGACGCTGGCGATCAAGAAGGTGTTCGGCGACCGGGCCTCCAAGCTCCCGGTGTCGAGCACCAAGAGCATGATGGGCCACCTCATCGCCGCCGCGGGTGCGACCGAACTGATCGTCTGCCTGCTGGCGATCCGCGACGGCATCCTGCCGCCGACGATCAACTACGAGACGCCCGACCCGAACTGCGACCTCGACTACGTGCCGAACAAAGCCCGCGAGGCGCGGTGCGAACGGGCGCTCTCCAACAGCTTCGGATTCGGCGGCCAGAACATCGCGCTGATCGTCGGGCGGTTCCAGCCGTAG
- the acpP gene encoding acyl carrier protein, whose product MPSRDEIFEKVKSALVDALGVDEEDVAPAATMVGDLGAESIDFLDIVFRLEKAFGIKISRGELFPEDVLSSTEFVTNGKVNAAGIAALKARMPFADLAKFEANPGVQNFANTLTVEDMVRYVQSKLAT is encoded by the coding sequence ATGCCGTCCCGCGATGAAATTTTTGAGAAGGTGAAATCCGCCCTCGTCGACGCCCTCGGCGTGGACGAGGAGGATGTGGCCCCGGCCGCGACCATGGTCGGGGATCTCGGTGCGGAGTCGATCGACTTCCTCGACATCGTCTTCCGGCTGGAGAAGGCGTTCGGCATCAAGATCTCTCGCGGGGAACTGTTTCCGGAGGACGTCCTCTCCAGCACCGAGTTCGTGACGAACGGCAAGGTCAACGCGGCCGGCATCGCAGCCCTCAAGGCGCGGATGCCGTTCGCCGACCTGGCGAAGTTCGAGGCGAATCCCGGCGTGCAGAACTTCGCCAACACGCTCACGGTCGAGGACATGGTCCGCTACGTGCAGAGCAAGTTGGCCACCTGA
- the kdsC gene encoding haloacid dehalogenase: MPDSTDLDRRLAAVQLLLLDVDGVLTDGGITWDNEGIEQKTFSIKDGLGIRLWQRAGFRSGIVTGRASRVVQVRAHELGIGIVRQGVEDKLETTAAILAECGLGWDQLAFIGDDLPDLPVVLRCGLGVAVADACTELRAAAAVVTQAGAGRGAVREVIEQMLSARGAWQSIVARYASGRP, encoded by the coding sequence ATGCCCGATTCCACGGACCTCGACCGTCGCCTTGCCGCCGTGCAGCTGCTGCTGCTCGACGTGGATGGTGTGCTCACCGACGGCGGCATCACCTGGGACAACGAGGGCATCGAGCAGAAGACGTTCAGCATCAAGGACGGCCTCGGGATTCGCCTCTGGCAGCGGGCCGGGTTCCGCTCCGGCATCGTCACCGGGCGGGCGAGCCGGGTCGTGCAGGTGCGGGCCCACGAGCTCGGCATCGGCATCGTCCGCCAGGGGGTCGAGGACAAGCTCGAGACCACGGCGGCGATTCTGGCCGAGTGCGGGCTGGGATGGGATCAGCTCGCCTTCATCGGAGACGACCTGCCGGACCTGCCGGTCGTACTCCGCTGCGGACTGGGCGTGGCCGTCGCCGATGCCTGCACCGAACTGCGGGCCGCGGCCGCCGTCGTCACGCAGGCCGGCGCTGGCCGGGGAGCGGTCCGGGAGGTGATCGAACAGATGCTCTCGGCCCGCGGAGCCTGGCAGTCGATCGTCGCCCGCTACGCGTCGGGACGCCCCTGA